In the genome of Desulfovulcanus ferrireducens, the window AGCCAATATGTCCTTGAACTGGTATACCTGCATCGACAATAGACCTGATTTTTGCGACTACTTTGCTTCCTCCCTCGAGTTTAACCGCGTGGGCTCGACCTTTTTTCAGAAAAAGACCGGCATTACGCACTGCTTCTTCTACGCTGGCCTGATAAGACATAAAAGGCATATCGGCAATAACCAGAGCTCGTTTAGCTGCCCTGCTTACTGCTCGAGTATGGTGCAACATCTCCTCCATGCCGATGCTTAGGGTATCTTCATGACCTAAAACTACCATAGCCAGAGAGTCGCCAACCAGAATCATATCTACACCACTCTGGTCCACATAATACGATGTGTTGAAATCATAAGCTGTGAGCATGGTCAATTTACGTTGTCCTTTGGCCTTAATGATGTCCAGGATAGTTACCTTATCCTTCATATTGAACTCCTTCATATTGAGATTCGTTGTTTATTGAGAAATATTTAGTATTCGAAAATCACTTTCTCTTTTGAGTCTGTGGCCAAACCCTACTCAAGAGGACAATTTTTCAAAATTTCTTTTCAATCCTGATTTCTAATCTTGTAGTCAAAATGGGGTTTGGCCACAGACTCTTTTATTGTCCAGTAGCTTTCGACAATCACAACGAACTCAATACACCTATCACACGGCGGATGAAAATTCAAAGTGGAGTTTTGTATTCTTTTCTGGTAAATATCATTACAATTTTGTAAAATAACATTTTTTCAATTTTGTAATTTTTTTTAAATTAAAAAATAGTAAAGAAAATAGCTACATACTAAGAATTTTGTTGTGACTGGCCTGTTGGTTTTAAGTAAACTTCTTTAAATTTCACAATGTTATATTGTTGTTTTGTTGGTTGGGCATAGAGGTCGTCAAGAGTTTAAGCAGAATAAGTGTTTGTGGGTATTGATAACAAAAATGTTAAAATTGCTTTTCTTTTTTTACAATTTCGTTTCTTTGTTCTGTTTAGAAGGTCTTGTTTTTTGATAACATCTTGATTTTTAAAGTTATTTACAACTGGCACGTCGATTGCTAATTTTGTAAAAATCTTTTTTGTAGGGAGGGTAAAATGAACGGAGCTGATACTGCGTTTATTCTTGTTTCAGCAGCACTTGTTATGTTTATGACCCCTGGTTTGGCTCTTTTTTACGGAGGCATGACCAGATCCAAGAATGTTCTGGGGACAATCATGCAAAGTTTTATTTGCCTGGGGGTTATCACCATTGTATGGATTTTATGGGGGTATTCTCTATCTTTTGGTAAGGATATTGGTGGGCTCATTGGTGGCTTGGATTTTATCGGGTTAAAAAACGTGGGCATGGAA includes:
- the panB gene encoding 3-methyl-2-oxobutanoate hydroxymethyltransferase, which codes for MKDKVTILDIIKAKGQRKLTMLTAYDFNTSYYVDQSGVDMILVGDSLAMVVLGHEDTLSIGMEEMLHHTRAVSRAAKRALVIADMPFMSYQASVEEAVRNAGLFLKKGRAHAVKLEGGSKVVAKIRSIVDAGIPVQGHIGLTPQSIRQLGGFRVQGKDINQAKALIQDAKALEEAGCFSIVLEAIPTDLAAQITSSVSIPTIGIGAGPHCDGQVLVIHDLLGLNDRFKPKFVKQYAQLGGTIREAITRFREEVEKGEFPDTEHSYS